The following proteins come from a genomic window of Corallococcus sp. NCRR:
- a CDS encoding LysR substrate-binding domain-containing protein, protein MESRALRQPAGALSPRIPETFVFNNSEAVTHTARAGFGIAQFVERMIRPELKAGTLRPFLRGRSLERGTLWRVWPQALRTSPKVKALGAFLARLVEEDGAGPS, encoded by the coding sequence GTGGAGTCCAGGGCCCTGCGTCAGCCCGCGGGCGCTCTCTCACCGCGCATCCCGGAGACCTTCGTCTTCAACAACAGCGAGGCCGTCACCCACACGGCCCGGGCGGGCTTCGGCATCGCCCAGTTCGTGGAGCGGATGATCCGCCCGGAACTCAAGGCCGGCACGCTGCGCCCCTTCCTGCGTGGGCGCTCCCTGGAACGCGGCACGCTGTGGCGGGTGTGGCCCCAGGCGCTGCGAACCTCGCCCAAGGTGAAGGCCCTGGGCGCCTTCCTGGCGCGGCTCGTCGAAGAGGACGGGGCCGGGCCGAGCTGA
- a CDS encoding alpha/beta fold hydrolase — MDAATLVVLGDQSPQVLLSEPAHALTKVLPHASLRMLPGQGHVAHVSAPALLALAVENFLTAH, encoded by the coding sequence GTGGATGCCGCCACCCTCGTGGTCCTGGGCGACCAGAGCCCCCAGGTGCTCCTCTCGGAACCTGCCCATGCCCTGACGAAGGTCCTCCCACACGCGTCCCTCCGCATGCTGCCGGGACAGGGCCATGTGGCCCACGTCTCAGCTCCCGCGCTGCTCGCCCTGGCGGTGGAGAACTTCCTCACCGCGCACTGA
- a CDS encoding alpha/beta fold hydrolase: MYPPAIVDGTSLSYFRHGQGPALVWICGTLSTWDNWRDVASRLSPRFTDFVLERRGRGASADGEVYSLEREVEDVLALMQEARAGACLFGHSPGGILALEAAARRPPARMVLYEPPFPISQCIAREAVEFVRTTWKPEGPDAALVAAQHRIFRMLTPEQLDAFRQTPQWAKQLGRIEPFLREISAVADLPIGV; encoded by the coding sequence GTGTATCCCCCAGCGATTGTGGATGGCACGTCGCTGTCGTACTTCCGGCACGGGCAGGGGCCCGCGCTCGTCTGGATCTGCGGCACGCTCAGCACGTGGGACAATTGGCGGGACGTCGCGTCGCGGCTATCCCCGCGCTTCACGGACTTCGTGTTGGAGCGGCGCGGACGCGGCGCCAGCGCGGACGGCGAGGTGTATTCGCTGGAACGCGAGGTCGAGGATGTACTCGCGCTGATGCAGGAGGCCAGGGCCGGGGCCTGCCTGTTCGGCCACTCGCCAGGCGGCATCCTCGCGCTGGAGGCGGCGGCGCGACGGCCACCTGCGCGGATGGTGCTCTACGAACCTCCGTTCCCTATCTCCCAATGCATCGCGCGCGAAGCCGTGGAGTTCGTCCGCACGACCTGGAAGCCCGAGGGCCCGGACGCGGCGCTCGTGGCCGCGCAACACCGCATCTTCCGGATGCTTACTCCGGAGCAACTCGATGCCTTCCGCCAGACGCCGCAGTGGGCGAAGCAACTCGGCCGGATAGAGCCCTTCCTGCGCGAAATCAGCGCGGTGGCGGACCTCCCAATAGGCGTGTAG
- a CDS encoding phosphatase PAP2 family protein, with protein sequence MPASYRTLATFCLLLLAPLSPAAAQDASDAPRALRFNWTRDGIITGTAGVLWITSESVFKADLSPAQCRWCDRAPDGTDRLNRLDRWGRGIAGSTEASRKRADTWSNIIGFAGLPLGILGTQYAVGRSSGASTEFFAQDATIMVQSAVLASVANQAVKFAVGRERPFVHVLPEEEKGLTAHPSDNNLSFYSGHTNLAFSLAVSAGTVAAMRGYKHQAIIWGVGLPLAASVGLLRMGADKHYLSDVLTGAVLGTAFGVAVPLLLHGRVDDTAPAATRTSSVSLNPMVGTQMVGLSGAF encoded by the coding sequence ATGCCTGCTTCCTACCGGACCCTCGCCACCTTCTGCCTGCTCCTGCTGGCGCCGCTGTCCCCCGCCGCCGCGCAGGACGCCTCCGACGCGCCGCGCGCGCTGCGCTTCAACTGGACCCGCGACGGCATCATCACCGGCACCGCGGGAGTGCTGTGGATCACCAGCGAGTCGGTGTTCAAGGCCGACCTGTCCCCTGCACAGTGCCGCTGGTGCGACCGCGCTCCGGACGGCACCGACCGGCTCAATCGCCTGGACCGCTGGGGCCGAGGCATCGCGGGCAGCACGGAAGCGTCCCGCAAGCGCGCGGACACCTGGAGCAACATCATCGGGTTCGCAGGCCTGCCGCTGGGCATCCTGGGCACCCAGTACGCCGTGGGACGCAGCAGTGGCGCCTCCACGGAGTTCTTCGCCCAGGACGCCACCATCATGGTGCAGAGCGCCGTCCTCGCCTCTGTCGCTAACCAGGCGGTGAAGTTCGCCGTGGGCCGCGAACGGCCCTTCGTCCACGTCCTCCCGGAGGAGGAAAAAGGGCTCACCGCGCACCCCAGCGACAACAACCTGTCCTTCTACAGTGGCCATACCAACCTGGCCTTCTCCCTGGCCGTGTCCGCTGGCACCGTCGCCGCGATGCGCGGCTACAAGCACCAAGCCATCATCTGGGGCGTGGGCCTGCCGCTCGCCGCCTCCGTGGGCCTCTTGCGAATGGGCGCGGACAAACACTATCTCTCCGACGTGCTCACCGGCGCCGTGCTGGGCACCGCGTTCGGCGTCGCCGTGCCCCTGCTCCTGCACGGCCGCGTGGATGACACCGCGCCCGCCGCGACACGGACGTCCTCGGTGTCACTCAACCCGATGGTCGGCACCCAGATGGTGGGCCTGTCCGGCGCGTTCTAA